From Longimicrobium sp., one genomic window encodes:
- a CDS encoding GNAT family N-acetyltransferase: protein MKIRPARPGDVEGMLRIKRELKLDPAGDAPGGGFLLGATREQYEFLVANAQVLAIADDDGALGGFAIALPDTVLRATDVWARRRSIQWGDGNWDALEDARVAYFDQLAVRPGRRHRTYAPALALAALEWLAETGHQHLFATVVREPAMNLASPPLLHAIGAARVGTIDEDYPEVGRVLSDVYHLALHARTATDLATGSALGRRVARTLAAAAEPSIP, encoded by the coding sequence ATGAAGATCCGCCCCGCGCGGCCGGGCGACGTGGAAGGGATGCTGCGGATCAAGCGGGAGCTGAAGCTGGACCCCGCGGGGGATGCGCCCGGTGGCGGGTTTCTGCTGGGGGCCACGCGCGAGCAGTACGAGTTCCTGGTGGCGAACGCGCAGGTGCTCGCCATCGCCGACGATGACGGCGCGCTCGGCGGCTTCGCCATCGCGCTCCCCGACACCGTGCTGCGCGCGACGGACGTCTGGGCCCGGCGCCGGTCGATCCAGTGGGGAGACGGGAACTGGGACGCGCTGGAGGACGCGCGCGTCGCCTACTTCGACCAGCTCGCCGTGCGCCCCGGCCGGCGCCATCGCACGTATGCGCCGGCCCTGGCGCTCGCCGCGCTGGAATGGCTCGCCGAAACAGGGCATCAGCACCTGTTCGCCACCGTTGTCCGCGAACCGGCGATGAACCTCGCCTCGCCCCCGCTGCTGCACGCCATCGGCGCGGCGCGGGTGGGCACCATCGACGAAGACTATCCCGAAGTCGGCCGCGTCCTTTCCGACGTCTACCATCTCGCTCTCCACGCCCGCACCGCCACGGATCTCGCCACCGGGTCCGCGCTGGGGCGGAGGGTGGCCCGCACGCTCGCCGCCGCGGCGGAGCCGTCCATCCCCTGA
- a CDS encoding fatty acid desaturase → MTTATLPQTRVSFRLLAETFLVFGILMAASIACLGWESPARWLVLAGLIVGQGLWLDRMYIAAHEAIHKKLFPDHPALNDALGTLLLLPVAAPFTVYRKIHFFHHGHNRRDAHTANLDTFPTARPLTPLRRGYYHAVWIFFVFLGGFFVHSIAAVLIFLLVPAARAEKISPVFKHWRGSRRLRAWAEFAGGLGFHAAVWWALGFEAWMVALGLPLAVFAWVWSLLLYVYHYDTTVGPDVRHNVRSLPRQRFFSWLLLNFNEHATHHYDPNIPWHQLPDRRDILPEAHHHNQGVTSLWQAVWQQTKGPHIEEIADVGEFSVDLGLMRR, encoded by the coding sequence ATGACGACCGCCACACTTCCCCAGACCCGGGTGTCCTTTCGCCTGCTCGCCGAAACGTTTCTCGTATTCGGCATTCTGATGGCGGCCAGCATCGCCTGCCTGGGCTGGGAATCGCCCGCACGGTGGCTGGTGCTGGCGGGGCTGATCGTGGGGCAGGGGCTGTGGCTGGACCGGATGTACATCGCCGCGCACGAGGCCATCCACAAGAAGCTCTTTCCCGACCACCCGGCGCTGAACGACGCGCTCGGTACGCTCCTGCTGCTGCCCGTTGCCGCGCCGTTCACCGTCTATCGGAAAATCCACTTCTTCCATCACGGCCACAACCGCCGCGACGCGCACACCGCCAACCTCGACACCTTCCCCACCGCGCGACCGCTGACGCCGCTGCGGCGGGGGTACTACCACGCAGTGTGGATCTTCTTCGTGTTCCTGGGCGGCTTCTTCGTCCACTCCATCGCCGCCGTGCTGATCTTTCTGCTGGTGCCCGCCGCGCGCGCCGAAAAGATCTCGCCCGTGTTCAAGCACTGGCGGGGCTCGCGCAGGCTGCGCGCCTGGGCCGAGTTCGCCGGCGGCCTGGGCTTTCACGCCGCCGTCTGGTGGGCGCTGGGTTTCGAGGCGTGGATGGTGGCGCTGGGGCTGCCGCTGGCGGTGTTCGCCTGGGTGTGGTCGCTGCTCCTGTACGTGTACCACTACGATACCACGGTGGGGCCCGACGTGCGCCACAACGTGCGCTCGCTTCCCCGGCAGCGGTTCTTTTCGTGGCTGCTGCTGAACTTCAACGAGCACGCCACGCACCACTACGACCCCAACATCCCCTGGCACCAGCTGCCGGACCGCCGCGACATCCTGCCCGAGGCGCACCACCACAACCAGGGCGTCACCTCACTCTGGCAGGCCGTCTGGCAGCAGACCAAGGGGCCTCACATCGAGGAAATCGCCGACGTGGGCGAGTTTTCGGTGGACCTGGGGCTGATGCGCAGATGA